The following coding sequences lie in one Pontibacter sp. G13 genomic window:
- a CDS encoding VTT domain-containing protein yields MESELQEAKGGWTYWGWIALTVVLPLIVSSLLTWAFQHSGFEGGSIGVQSEVLFYLVASLTMALALTPTTFVAIASGFLFGWEAWIGIVLSYTIAATIGRLLGIGLFRRYSQSAIFQQPRYTRFLDEIAQSPLRMLILARLSPVLPFAVSNMVLGQIRIPWGTYLAGTLIGMIPRTMIAFITARNAQDLWTAIQYPETSSTEQVATSALIILTSLGIFFLMRRAWKRAEKNAGDK; encoded by the coding sequence ATGGAATCGGAATTACAGGAAGCAAAGGGAGGATGGACTTACTGGGGCTGGATCGCACTTACAGTGGTTTTGCCACTCATCGTAAGTTCACTCTTGACGTGGGCATTCCAGCATTCTGGTTTTGAGGGAGGCTCCATTGGAGTCCAATCAGAGGTACTTTTTTATCTGGTCGCTTCCTTGACGATGGCATTGGCACTCACCCCTACGACATTTGTTGCCATCGCCAGTGGCTTCCTGTTCGGATGGGAAGCTTGGATAGGCATTGTGCTTTCCTACACCATTGCAGCAACTATAGGAAGACTCCTCGGGATCGGGCTTTTTCGGCGTTACAGTCAAAGTGCTATTTTTCAGCAGCCTCGATACACACGGTTTCTGGATGAAATAGCCCAGAGCCCATTACGGATGCTCATATTGGCCAGACTCTCACCAGTTCTTCCTTTCGCTGTGAGCAATATGGTGCTAGGGCAAATCCGCATTCCTTGGGGAACCTATCTCGCTGGCACCCTGATCGGCATGATCCCCCGGACGATGATCGCCTTTATCACTGCTCGAAACGCCCAAGATTTGTGGACCGCCATCCAATACCCAGAGACCTCAAGCACTGAACAAGTTGCCACCAGCGCATTGATCATCTTGACTTCTCTCGGAATATTCTTCCTCATGCGAAGAGCATGGAAAAGGGCAGAAAAAAATGCCGGAGATAAATAG
- a CDS encoding TonB-dependent receptor domain-containing protein: MMRYFWGAALWMIWGISSLMGQVILTGQVLDASTGLPIEGAIVGEWEGTASVYSMQDGSFSLAVSELPLEMGVRLSGYETWSGKVEDENQDLTIRLVHSGFEMDQVIMTGWTDGKRAIDQVGSVSLLGATALNRDLPISPANVLNRVPGVIMQVGALNTNRLTIRGAGARTQYGTNKIRAYFNEIPISTGDGETTVEDVDLSQIGRITVLKGPASSLYGAGLGGTLIMQTRESATNTRRLSQSFTGGSFGLKRWTTNWQSNQDKTRLLVNFNRTGQTGFRENSEYQRTGLTTAVEVDAGASGTLTILASYIDLLAEIPSSLDSTDFMDSPSSAAFTWNKTQGYEDYTKAMMGVGYRHHWNDQWQSQTSLFISGKQGEEVAPFAIRKDGFQTLGGRFKLSWQDTVGYGQMVLAVGGEGFAEQYDWRTYQNVDRVGVQGELTSDNLEQRSYVNAFWQMDWNFAPKLSLAAGLNANVTQFDYQDFYTPDSLDQSAQRTFPVVWSPRIGLLAKPIDGLNIHASLSHGFSPPSLEETLLPDGARNPDLLPETGWNLELGARGRILDGLLSYELSVYRLWLDNLIVAERLTEDTYIGRNAGSTVHTGVEAYADYVVWQSEAIRFSIWGSYTWAHYLFDDYADASKEATYDGNRLPGLPAHHINAGFDFAATWGLYAAGTFQHVGEMPLDDANLKWVNAYQVMNGKLGFRRTFWNHLELDVYGGVQNIMDTHYAAMVLVNAIGFGGADPRYFYPGAPRNAYAGAQVSWKL, encoded by the coding sequence ATGATGAGATATTTTTGGGGAGCTGCCCTATGGATGATATGGGGCATCAGTTCCCTGATGGGCCAAGTGATCTTGACTGGCCAAGTCTTGGATGCCTCCACAGGATTGCCCATTGAAGGCGCCATTGTAGGGGAGTGGGAAGGGACTGCCAGCGTCTATTCCATGCAAGATGGAAGTTTTTCTCTGGCTGTCAGCGAACTTCCCTTGGAAATGGGGGTAAGGCTTTCCGGGTATGAAACTTGGTCAGGGAAGGTTGAGGATGAAAATCAAGATCTGACCATCAGATTGGTTCATTCCGGATTCGAGATGGATCAAGTCATCATGACCGGTTGGACTGATGGTAAGCGTGCGATAGATCAGGTGGGTTCCGTTAGTTTGTTGGGCGCAACGGCCCTGAATCGCGATTTGCCCATTTCCCCGGCCAATGTCCTGAATCGAGTTCCCGGCGTCATCATGCAGGTGGGAGCGTTGAACACCAATCGTCTCACCATTCGCGGTGCTGGGGCAAGAACCCAATATGGGACCAACAAGATTCGGGCGTATTTCAATGAGATTCCCATCTCTACAGGGGATGGGGAAACTACCGTAGAGGATGTCGATCTCAGTCAGATCGGTCGGATTACGGTATTGAAAGGACCGGCTTCCAGCCTGTACGGCGCTGGCCTGGGAGGGACCCTGATCATGCAGACTCGGGAATCCGCTACCAATACCCGTAGGCTATCCCAAAGCTTTACAGGTGGCTCATTTGGTCTTAAGAGATGGACCACAAATTGGCAATCCAACCAAGACAAAACGAGGCTACTTGTCAATTTCAACCGGACCGGGCAAACTGGATTTCGGGAGAATAGTGAATATCAGCGCACGGGGTTGACCACTGCTGTGGAGGTAGATGCGGGTGCCTCCGGTACCTTGACGATTTTAGCGTCATATATCGATCTGTTGGCAGAGATTCCGAGTTCCTTGGATTCAACAGATTTTATGGATTCTCCCTCCTCCGCCGCTTTCACTTGGAACAAGACCCAAGGCTATGAAGATTACACCAAAGCCATGATGGGCGTCGGATATCGCCATCACTGGAATGACCAATGGCAATCCCAGACCTCCCTGTTCATCTCGGGTAAGCAAGGTGAAGAAGTTGCTCCATTTGCTATCAGAAAGGACGGATTCCAAACACTTGGTGGTCGGTTCAAACTGAGCTGGCAGGACACTGTGGGATATGGACAAATGGTCTTGGCAGTCGGGGGAGAAGGTTTTGCCGAGCAGTACGATTGGCGGACTTACCAGAATGTGGATCGGGTAGGTGTGCAAGGAGAATTGACTTCCGATAACCTTGAGCAGAGATCCTATGTCAATGCCTTTTGGCAAATGGACTGGAATTTTGCCCCTAAGCTGAGTCTTGCGGCTGGCTTGAATGCGAATGTGACCCAATTCGATTATCAGGATTTCTATACCCCAGATAGTTTGGATCAATCTGCGCAACGGACCTTCCCAGTGGTTTGGTCTCCCCGGATCGGCCTATTGGCCAAACCGATAGACGGGTTGAATATTCATGCAAGTCTGAGCCACGGCTTCTCGCCTCCTTCGCTTGAGGAGACCCTGTTGCCCGATGGGGCACGTAACCCGGATCTCTTGCCCGAGACTGGCTGGAATCTGGAACTAGGGGCTCGCGGCAGAATTCTGGATGGACTGTTGAGCTATGAGCTATCGGTCTATCGTCTTTGGTTGGATAATCTGATAGTGGCTGAGCGACTGACTGAAGATACCTATATCGGCCGAAATGCAGGTTCCACGGTTCACACAGGGGTAGAGGCCTATGCTGATTATGTGGTGTGGCAGTCCGAGGCGATTCGCTTTTCTATTTGGGGAAGTTACACCTGGGCTCATTACCTATTCGATGATTATGCCGATGCCTCCAAAGAAGCAACCTACGATGGAAATCGCCTTCCGGGACTTCCTGCTCATCATATCAATGCCGGGTTTGATTTTGCAGCCACTTGGGGATTGTATGCCGCCGGAACGTTCCAGCATGTAGGAGAAATGCCGCTAGACGATGCCAATCTGAAATGGGTAAATGCCTATCAGGTGATGAACGGCAAGCTCGGATTTCGTCGGACCTTTTGGAATCATCTGGAGTTGGATGTCTATGGAGGCGTGCAGAATATCATGGATACCCATTACGCGGCGATGGTCTTGGTCAATGCAATCGGATTTGGCGGAGCTGATCCACGCTATTTCTATCCGGGTGCTCCGCGAAATGCGTATGCTGGAGCTCAGGTGAGCTGGAAGCTATAG